One stretch of Bacteroidota bacterium DNA includes these proteins:
- a CDS encoding lysophospholipid acyltransferase family protein, with protein sequence MKALQSALIWAAEATLVLLWLPLLAVVRLLDRDPARYATGRLFRLLGNVMTRVNPLWRVHIEGPFPDHPRLPYVVVGNHQSSADIPVISRLPWEMKWVAKAEMFRVPVAGWLMRLAGDIPVDRKDAASRTRVLGAARQVLGHRCSVMFFPEGTRSRDGRVRRFHTGAFRLAIDAGVPILPLAIDGTRDALPKNGWVFGNAIDARLKVLPPISTDGLGPANVNALADQTRDRIIAQIAAWRGTDPAEIDALAGAPAAVASGVEETAKTSR encoded by the coding sequence ATGAAAGCTCTCCAGTCCGCCCTGATCTGGGCCGCCGAAGCGACGCTCGTCCTCCTCTGGCTCCCCCTCCTGGCCGTCGTCCGTCTCCTCGACCGAGACCCGGCGCGCTACGCGACGGGGCGGCTCTTCCGGCTGCTGGGCAACGTCATGACGCGCGTCAACCCGCTCTGGCGGGTCCACATCGAAGGGCCGTTCCCCGACCACCCGCGCCTCCCCTACGTCGTCGTCGGCAACCACCAGTCGAGCGCCGACATCCCGGTCATCAGCCGGCTGCCGTGGGAGATGAAGTGGGTGGCGAAGGCGGAGATGTTCCGCGTGCCGGTCGCTGGCTGGCTGATGCGCCTCGCGGGCGACATCCCCGTGGACCGGAAGGACGCGGCGAGCCGGACCCGCGTGCTCGGCGCGGCCCGGCAGGTCCTCGGCCACCGCTGCTCGGTGATGTTCTTCCCCGAGGGCACGCGCTCGCGCGACGGACGCGTGCGGCGATTCCACACCGGTGCCTTCCGCCTCGCCATCGACGCCGGCGTGCCGATCCTGCCGCTCGCCATCGACGGCACGCGGGACGCGCTCCCGAAAAACGGCTGGGTCTTCGGCAACGCCATCGACGCCCGCCTGAAGGTGCTACCTCCCATTTCCACCGATGGTCTCGGCCCCGCAAACGTGAACGCGCTTGCGGACCAGACCCGGGACCGCATCATCGCGCAGATCGCCGCGTGGCGCGGGACCGACCCAGCAGAGATAGACGCCCTCGCCGGCGCACCGGCGGCGGTGGCAAGCGGCGTGGAAGAAACCGCAAAGACCTCGCGCTGA
- a CDS encoding DUF1328 family protein, with protein sequence MVQAIIALAVIALIASLLGFRGVAGLSAGFAKILLVVFLVLVVLAFVL encoded by the coding sequence ATGGTCCAAGCCATCATCGCCCTCGCCGTCATCGCCCTCATCGCCTCCTTGCTCGGATTCCGGGGCGTGGCGGGCCTGTCGGCCGGGTTCGCCAAAATCCTCCTCGTGGTGTTCCTCGTCCTCGTCGTGCTGGCGTTCGTGCTGTAG